From the Rhizomicrobium palustre genome, the window GGCAGTATCTTCCACGGCTTTCGCAGCTACGGGTGCTGCAAGCTGATTGAACCGGCGCACTGCTTCGGCTGCTGTTGCCGGATCGCCTGAAGCTTCCTCTCCCCGCATGGCGTGAGAAATAATCGCGAGGGCGGCTTTGACGTTTTCGTCGGCGTCCTCCAATGCTTTAGCAAGCGCCGCATCGAAAAAGCGCCCTGGCTGCGGCTCGGGTTGATCCCCGCGCGCATAGGTGCGATAGGCATGAAAGTGCAAAAGAACAGCCTTCAGCGCCGCGGAAAAGATTTCTACCGGCACCGTGCCGTCATCATCCAGGCGCTGAAAGGCGAGGGCTGCACCCCGCAAGGCGCTGGCAAATGCATCTTCGAGCATTTCTTTGCGCGCGCGGCATTCTTCAATATCGAACGCGGCGCTGTGCCCGGAAACGCTTTCCCAAAGCTGGTTGAACGCGCTCTCGCTGGCCGGTTGATGGAGAAGCCCGGAAACGAGATTCATGAAATCATAGCCGGTGGTGCCATCCACCTGCCAATCCTCGGCCAGATCTTCGTGCTCGGCGAGAATCTTCTCGACGAGGATGATCGCAGGTTCGCGCGGCAAGGCATCGGGTCTCTGCGGCGTCATTACTTCCAGCCGCGCCCGCAAGCGGCGGCAGTAACTCGCCGGATCGTAAAGCCCATCCACATGGTCGATCCGCACGCCATCGATCATGCCTTCCGAGTAAAGCCGGAACACGGTGGCGTGAATCTGTTCGAATACCGCATCATCTTCCACCCTGAGCGCCGCAAGGCTGGTGATGTCGAAGAAGCGGCGCCAGTTGATGCGCTCGCCCGCGCTTTTCCAATAGGCAAGGCGGAAATTCTGCCGCTCCAAAAGTGCGCGCAAGGCTTCGCGCTCGGAAAAAGGCGATAGATCAGCATCAGCCGGTGTGGCGCCGCCGCCTTGAACCGCTTCGTAATCTTCCTTGCGCAGCGGGAAGCGATGTTCGGAATAGGCGATGGCGAACTTTCCCAGCCGCTCATCCCAGACGACAGTGAGTTCTCCATCGGTGAGGCAATCGGCCACTGGTTTTCCCAGCAAAGGCACCAATATCTTATCTCGCAGGTTTTCCTGCGCAGGCTCCCAATCAATGTCGAACAGATTGGCGAAAATGCTGTCGCGGCCTTTTTCAAGAACGTCGAGCCAATAGGGATTATCTGCTCCGCCCACCGCCATATGGTTGGGTACGATGTCGAGGAGGACGCCGATGCCTTCCTGCCGTAACGCACTTGCGAGGGCACGGAAGCCTTCTTCGCCGCCGAGTTCGGGATTGACCCGCCCGTGATCGACCACGTCATAGCCGTGCATCGATCCGGCCCGCGCCATCAGGATCGGCGAGGCATAAAGATGGCTGATGCCCAGCTTCGCGAAATACGGCACCAGCTTCATCGCATCCGAAAAGGTGAATGCCTTATGGAATTGCATGCGATAGGTGGCTCTGGGTTTCATGGCATCTCTATCCAAGCCACAGTGGAAAATGGGGGGATCGTGTTTTCAGCCTCGCCGTAGATGGGCTTTGTCTGCGGCAGCACAGCCTCGACTTCGTTCTCGGAAAGATTGGCGGCGATGGTGAGCTTGTATCCATCGCCGAGCTTCCAGCTTGAGATCACCGCCTTGTCGGAAAGCGGCACGGCATCCAAGCAACAGCTTCCCTTCAACCGGGGAATGATGTGTTCATGTCGCAGCGCTAGCAGCGCGCGATAGAAGTTCAGCCATTCAGGATCTGGCTCGCCCAACCGACATTGCTCGAATGTCTCGAGTGCATTGGGATCAGGCACTCTCTCTTTGCCGGAGGCGAAAGCGGGAAATTTGGCGAATTCCGCCGCGCGTCCTTCTCGCACCGCTTTGGCAAGCTCGGGGTCTTGATGGTCGGTGAAGAACAAGAACGGCTCGCGCGCGCCCATTTCCTCTCCCATGAACAGCATGGGGATTTGAGGGGCGAGAAGCTGCAAGGCAGCCGCCGCTTTCAAGGCGCGCGGATCGCACAACTTGATCAGCCGCTCGCCCAGCGCGCGATTGCCCGTCTGATCATGGTTTTGCAGGAAGGAGACAAAGGCGGTCGGCCGCAACTGCCCGCTTGGTGTGCCGCGTGCATGTCCGGTATGGGTGGTTTCGCCTTGATAAGCAAATCCCTGGTGCAGCAACCGCGCCAGCTTGGCCGAAGAGTCTTGCGCGAAATCAGCGTAATAGCCCGCATCTTCTCCGGTCAGCATCGCATGCAGGGTATTGTGAAAATCATCATTCCATTGCGCGCGAAACACCTTCAACAACGAGGCGTCGTTATCTTCATTCTCCAGCACAAGATGGCGGTCGGGAAAATCGCGCTTAATCTCTTGCGCCATGGCGCGCAGGAATTCGCCGTCGTGGATGGCATGCACCGCATCAAAGCGAAGTCCGTCAAAACGGAACTCGCCCAGCCAATAAAGGGCGTTATCGATGAAGAAGCGCCGCACCGGTTCCTGGCGAAAATCGATGGCATCGCCCCACGGCGTTTTGCGATCGCTGCGGAAGAAGGATTTCGCATAAAGCGGCAGATAATTTCCGTCCGGCCCAAAATGGTTATAAACTACATCGAGAAAGACCATCATGCCGTGCCCATGCGCGGCATCGATAAGGGCTTTTAACGCGTCCGGCGTGCCATAGCTCTCGTCGGGCGCATAGGGCAGAACACCGTCATAGCCCCAATTGCGCGCACCTGGAAAATCATTGATTGGCATCAGTTCGATCGCGGTGATGCCCATATTCGCAAGCCGCACCAGCTCGCGCCCTACGCCGCTATAGCCGCCCGTCAGGCCCGCGTGAAGCTCGTAGAGGATCGTCTCTTCCCACGGCCGCGGCTTCCACGCATCGTTTTTCCAAGCGTAGCTGTTTGGCTGCACCACGCTCCAGCCATGCACATCACCGCTCTGCCGGTGTGACGCTGGGTCGGGCACGGAGACGCCGCCGATGCGGAAGCGATAGCGCGTTCCGGCATTGGCCTGTGTCTCAGCCGCCCACCAGCCATTTTTGCCTCTGTCCATGCCAACCGGTTCAGCGTCGGCGAATTCAAGCTCAACGGTATCTGCATCAGGCGCCCAAAGGCGAAAGCGCGTTCCACCCTCTATCGCTTCCGGTCCCCAGCTTGTCATTGCGGCGGTTCCACTAAGGCACGGAAGAGAGCGGCGGCGCGGTCTTCCAATTGATAGCTGGTGCCTTCGAACGGACCTTCCTCGCGTTCGGGCGTGGCGCTATCGATCAGAAATTCCCATGGCCAATTGGAGGGCAGGGTGAACTCGATGGCTTTTTCCGATCCATTAAGGAGCAGATATAACACCTCTATCTTGTTATCGCCGTCCCACAGCGCCCGGCGCATGATCAAGGCACGCGCTTCGCCATTGGCCCAGTCCTCTTCGCTGAGGGTCTGTCCGCGTTCATCAAGCCAGTCGAGATTGCGAAATCCCGGGCTTATCTCTTCCCCGAAGAGAAATTTCGCGCTGCGTAGTCCCGCATAGCGTTTGCGCAATGCTATCACACGAGCGGTGAATGCTTCCTGTGCCGCGCCCTCACCGTCTTTCTCGCGAGTCCAATCCAGCCAGGAAAGCTCGTTATCCTGGCAATAGGCATTGTTATTGCCGTGCTGGCTATTGCCGAACTCATCACCTGCCAGCAGCATCGGCGTGCCTAGCGAGGCGAATATGCTGAGCAGCATGGAGCGCTTTACCCGCTCACGTAAGGTGTTGATAGCCGGGTCATCGCTCGGCCCTTCCACACCCCAATGGCAGGAGAGGTTATCCGAGGCACCATCACGATTATCCTCGCCATTGGCCTCGTTATGCTTGCCTTCATACATGACGAGGTCGCCGAGCGGCGCACCATCATGGCTTGCAAGGTAGTTGATAGAGGCCGTCGGGCGCCGTGATCCGAAAATGTCGGCCGATCCGGAAAGCCGCCGCGCCAATTCGGGGCGCTGGCCGCCATCGCCGCGCCAATAGCGGCGCAGGGTGTCGCGATAGCGATCATTCCATTCTGCGAAGGGCGGTGGATGATTGCCGAGCTGATAACCGCCAGGCCCGATGTCCCATGGCTCAGATATCAGCTTCACCTTGCTCAACACGGGGTCCTGCCGGATAGCATCGAAAAAGCCGCTATTGGGATCAAAGCCGGTATGTTCGCGACCCAGTGTGGCGCCAAGATCAAAGCGGAAACCGTCGATGTGATAGGACTGCACGAAGTGGCGCAGGGAATCGAGGCACATTTGAAGTGCCCGCGGGCTCGCCATATCCAGCACGTTGCCGGTGCCGGTGTCGTTGATCGTATGGCGGGGATTATCGTCCAAAAGGCGATAATAGCTGGCATTATCCAGCCCGCGCCAGGAAAGTGTCGGGCCCAACTCGCTGCCTTCGCAAGTGTGGTTGTAGACGACGTCCATCAGCACTTCGATGCCTGCTTTGTGCAAACGGCGGATGGTACTTCTGAGCTCATTGGTGCCGCCGCCGCTCATATAGCCGGGCTCCGGCGTAAAAAAGCCAAGCGTGTTATAGCCCCAGTAATTGCGCAGGCCTTTTTCCAAAAGGTGGCGGTCTTGCAGGAAGGCATGCACCGGCATCAGCTCAATGGCGGTGATGCCGAGCCGCTGCAGATGCGTGATGACGCTCGGGTGCCCTAACGCAGCATAGCTGCCCCGCAAAGCTTCGGGCACATCTTGTAAAAGCTTTGTTAGCCCTTTCACATGAGCTTCATAGATGACCGTATCCCCCCAAGCGGTATTGGGTGTGCGATCATCTCCCCACAAATAGTCTTCGGTGGTGACGACCGCCTTCACCATCGCCGGTGCACTGTCGCGCCGGTCAAAGGAAAGATCGCCTCGGGGGGAGTGAAGGCGATAGCCAAACAGGGAATCGTTCCATTTGACCGCGCCAGACAACGCCTTGGCATAAGGATCGAGCAGCAGCTTGTTTGGATTGAAGCGATGGCCTTCCTCAGGCTTATAGGGGCCGTGCGCGCGAAAGCCATAAATCAATCCTGGCCGCGCGTCAGGCAGATAGCCGTGCCACACTTGATCTGTCCGTTCAGGTAATTCGTAGCGTGCGACCTCGCGATGCGCCGCGTTATAGATGCAGAGCTCCATGGCGGTCGCATGCGCGGAAAAGACGGCGAAGTTTACGCCCAGTCCGTCCCACGTAGCGCCCAGCGGGTTTGGAGAACCCGGCTCAAGCCTTCCGGGCGTCAACGGCATTCAGCCTCCTTTACGGCAAGAAATTTCATCCGCGAAAGCGCGCGGCCCCTCAATTCGAGAGTAGAACGCGGCTAAGGTTCCACGGGTTTCCCAGAGAGGCCGCAAATCTCGCGCGCCATCCCAATAAATCCGCTTAAGGGTACGGCAAGCTGATCCGGCCGGTTGGCTATTTCGTAACAGATCTCATAAGCGGCCCGCTCCAGCATGAAGACGCGCAGAAGCTTTTCTTCGGTTTCGCTGAGGGGCTGTTCGCGACCGCGGATATAGCCTTCCATGAAGGCCGCGGCGCAGCGATCCTCGAAATTTCCGAGAAGTGTTTTTACGTCGCGCTGTACGGTGAGGGGACTTGCTTTAGCAGCCGTCCACACTACATAGCTGAAGGAACGAAGCATACCCGCAACATCGCGCATGGCGCTGTTTTTGGCGCGGCGCTCGCTGATAGGTTTCAGCGGCTCGCCTTCGAAGTCCACGATGATCGCATCGCCTGCTGCGACCAGAACTTGGCCCAAGTGCAAATCTCCATGGATGCGGGTGAGGTTCGAACCGATGCCGCTTTCAAGGCGTGAATCGATTCCAGCCATCAGCACGTCGTGGTTTTCGAGAATTTCTGTGAACTCATCCTTGAAGACGCCTACATCGCGTTGAGCCAGAGCTTCCAACGCGCCATCGACCTGAGATTTGGTTTTGGCCGCCCATGTCTCGATGGTTTGGCGTTCGGCGGCGACGGGCGCGAAGTCCTGGTTTTCCGTAGGCTGCGCAAGCTCGCGATGCATCTGGCCCAGCCGTTCGCCGGACACGGAGACAAAATGGGAGACGGTCTCAAATCCGTCATGGCCTTCTTCAATGGTGGCGGGATCTTCCAGCAGGCGTTTTGCCTGTTCGACGGACCATTGAAACCCGTCGCCCTGGTTACGGATGAAGCGCTGCACGACCATTATCGTGGCTCCACCGCCGCTGCTGCGCATCAACGCAACATCGCCCAGGAGTGCCGCGATGCCAGTGAAACCGCGCTGCGTCAGTTCCTTCACCATCTCCACTTCGGGATGGATGCCATCGACCAGCCGGCGGAAAATTTTGACCATCATCTCCTGGCCGATTACAGCCGCTGAGTTGGAGCTATCTCCGCCTAGCCAGCGTATTTCGGCAGTTTCATCGGGCAGGGTGAAATCGGGTTGCGGCGTGAAGAGCAGGCGCTCATTGCCTGAGGCAATCTCTCCGCGTTGCGCGAGCGCGGCCAAAACCGCGCGCAAGAATTTCGGCGAGGCGCTGGCATCGGTAAGAAGGCCAACCCGCGCGCGATGGCGGACGCGCGCCAACGCAAGGCGGGCATCTTGGGGTGCACTCGGTTCATCTTCCCAAGCAAGGGCGAGCGGTAAACTGTAGCGATTTTCGCCTTGATCGGGTAGCCAAGTGGCGACTTCTGCCAACACGACATCGCTACGCTCGGGGGCGATTTGGAATACTGTTTCCAAGCGTACGGCGGGTGCTTCTTGCGATTTTTGCTGAAACCAGCGGCTTTGGCTGAGATATCCAGGCAAGACGTCGCGTTCTAAGACATCGCGCGAGCGGCCCTCCAAGACATTGTGGATGCCGTCCCGCAAAACAAAAGTGTAGTGCTCTGAGGCGCTGTCCCCTGGAGAGGTGCTCCAGCCGGGCTGTGCCGCCTCGCTGGAGAGCGCGAACCAATAGAATCCGAAAGGGGGCAAGGTCAGCAAATAGGTAAGTTGGCCGATTTTCGGAAATGGGACATTGCCGCCAAGTTCTACCGGCGTACGTCCGGTAAATTCGGAGAGATCGAGTTCCACCGCCTGCGCCGAGCGCGACACATTGGCTACGCAGAGGATTGTTTCACTCTCGTACTCGCGCAAATAGGCGAACACCTTGCGGTTTGCGGGCCGTAGGAAGCGCAAAGAGCCGCGCCCGAAGGCCTTATGCTGCCCGCGAATGACAAGCCCGCGCCGAAGCCGGTTGAGCAGCGAATGGGGGTCGCGCCACTGGGTTTCGACATTCACGGATTGATAGCCGTAAAGCGGATTAGAGATCACCGAGACGATCAACGCTTCGGCATCCGCGCGCGAAAATCCGCCATTGCGGTCCGGGCTCCATTGCATCGCCGTGCGCACACCATCGCGATCGCCCAAATGGATATTATCGCCCATGCCGATTTCATCACCGTAATAGAGAACCGGCGTGCCCATGATGGTGAGCAGCAGCGCATTCATCAGTTCGATGCGACGGAAATCGCGTTCCATCAGCGGCGCGAGGCGGCGGCGGATGCCAAGGTTGAGTCGCGCCCTGCGGTCGGAGGCATAGGTGTTCCAGAGATAGTCGCGCTCGTTATCGGTAACCATTTCAAGCGTCAGCTCGTCATGATTGCGCAAGAAGGTGGTCCATTGGCTGTTGGGTGGCGCATCCGGCGTTTGACGCAGAATATCGGTGATGGGAAAGCGATCTTCCTGTGCCAGGGCCATATACATGCGCGGCATCAGGGGGAAATGGAACAGCATGTGACATTCATCGTCATTGCCGAAATACTGCTGCACGTCTTCCGGCCACTGATTAGCTTCGGCCAGAAGCACCCGCCCCGGGTAATTGGCGTCCACCTCCGCACGAAAGCGCTTCAGAATTTCGTGGGTCTCGGGCAGGTTCTCATTGATCGTTCCTTCACGTTCGACAAGATAAGGCACGGCATCCAGTCTCAGCCCATCCACACCCATATCCAGCCAGAAGCGCAACACCTTCAGGCATTCTTCCATCACCAAGGGATTGTCGAAATTGAGGTCCGGCTGGTGGAAATAGAAGCGATGCCAGTAATAGGCCTTTGCTTCCTCATCCCAGGTCCAGTTTGACTTTTCGGTGTCGAGAAAAATGATCCTGGTGCCGCCGTATTTCTTGTCGGAATCGGACCAGACGTAAAAATCGCGTTCTGGCGAGCCCGGCGGGGCTTTGCGCGCGCGCTGAAACCAGGCGTGCTGATCAGAGGTGTGATTGACCACGAGTTCGGTGATCACTCGGATGCCGCGCATATGGGCTTCGGCGATGAAGCGCTGCACATCATCAAGTGTACCATATTCCGGGTGCACGCCGGTGTAGTCTGAAATGTCATAGCCATCGTCACGGCGGGGCGAAGGATAGAAGGGCAAAAGCCATAGAACATTGACCCCCAGCTCAGCGATATAGTCGAGTTTGTCGATTAATCCTTGGAAATCGCCGACCCCATCATTGTTGGAATCGTAAAATGATTTCACATGAAGCTGATAGATCACCGCATCCTTGTACCAGAGCGGGTCGCCAGTCAGCGGGGTGGGAGATGTGGCGCGCAGAATATTGGGATCGAGGCGAATGTTCATATTGCGCTCCCCATGGGGGCTACGCGCCAAATGCGATAGGGCGCGGCCGGGCTTAAGACTGCGTGTTGCATTTTTCCTTGGAGAAGGAAGCGTGCGCCGGTCAGAAGATCTTCTGCTTCCAGGACGCCTGTATCCGGCAGCTCCCATTCCCACAGTGGAATCTCAAAATCGACTTCCTGCTCGTGATGGGGATCCAGATTGACCAGCACCAAGACCCGATGCGCATGGCCTAGCGGATAGCGTCCATAATAGAGCACCGAATCATTGTAGGCATTGTAGAAGTTCGTGCCCATATGGGATTGAAGTGCGGGTTCGGATCTGCGCAGTCGATTGAGCTGGGTAATCTCAGCCACGATATTTTCAGGCACATGCCAATTGCGCGCCCGGATTTCGTACTTATCCGAGTTCAGATATTCCTCGCGCCCAGGCAGTGCCTCGGCTTCGCAAAGCTCAAAGCCAGAGAAAACACCCCAAAGACCGGAAAGTGTGGCAGCCAGGGCGGCGCGTATCAGAAATCCGGCGCGCCCCGAATTTTGTAGATAGAGCGGGTTAATATCCGGCGTGTTGACAAAAAAGTTCGGGCGGTAAAACGCATTCACCGGCTCGGTGCTCAGTTCGGTGATATAAGCGGTCAGCTCTGTCTTGGTATTGCGCCAAGTGAAATAGGTATAGGACTGGGAAAATCCGATCTTGCCCAGATGATACATTGTGGCGGGGCGAGCGAAAGCTTCGGCCAGGAAAATCGTGGCGGGATATTCGGCACGTACAGACCCGATTAGCCATTCCCAAAAGGCAAAGGGTTTGGTGTGTGGATTATCAACCCGAAAAATCCGCACACCTTGCGCGATCCAGAACACCACCACATCACGTAAAGCCAGCCACAGTCCCGGCACGGCATCCTTGGCATAGAAGTCGACATTGACGATGTCTTCGTAAACCTTGGGCGGGTTTTCAGCATATTTGATGCTGCCGTCTGGCCGCCAATCGAACCAGCCGGGATGTTCTTTCAGCCACGGATGGTCGGGTGAGCATTGAATGGCAAAATCGAGCGCGATTTCCATCTGGTGTTCGCGTGCCGCCGCTAGCAATGCTTTGAAATCTTCAAAGCTGCCGAGCTCGGGATGGATCGCGTCATGGCCCCCATCTGATGAGCCGATGGCATAAACACTGCCGACATCGCCGGGAAGAGCGAGAAGGGTGTTGTTCTTGCCTTTGCGGTTCGACCTACCAATGGGATGGATGGGCGGCAGATAAAGCACGTCAAATCCCATCGCGGCGATGCGCGGAACTTCCGCTATAACATCGCGGAAGGTACCGTGACGTGCGGGATTGCCGCTCGTCGAGCGCGGGAAGATCTCATACCAGCTTGCGAAACCAGCGGCTTTGCGATCCGCATCCACCGGAAAGGGAGCGCTTTTCACTTTGAAGGCGCGCCGATCCGCAAGGTGCATGAGTTCCTTCGCGGAGGGCTCCAGCAGCAGAGCCACTTGCTCGCTTTGCGCTAACCCTTGAAGCCGCGCCACGAGTTTATCCAGCCCGTCGCGCAATCCCGGCGCTGCTTTCG encodes:
- the treY gene encoding malto-oligosyltrehalose synthase; this translates as MKPRATYRMQFHKAFTFSDAMKLVPYFAKLGISHLYASPILMARAGSMHGYDVVDHGRVNPELGGEEGFRALASALRQEGIGVLLDIVPNHMAVGGADNPYWLDVLEKGRDSIFANLFDIDWEPAQENLRDKILVPLLGKPVADCLTDGELTVVWDERLGKFAIAYSEHRFPLRKEDYEAVQGGGATPADADLSPFSEREALRALLERQNFRLAYWKSAGERINWRRFFDITSLAALRVEDDAVFEQIHATVFRLYSEGMIDGVRIDHVDGLYDPASYCRRLRARLEVMTPQRPDALPREPAIILVEKILAEHEDLAEDWQVDGTTGYDFMNLVSGLLHQPASESAFNQLWESVSGHSAAFDIEECRARKEMLEDAFASALRGAALAFQRLDDDGTVPVEIFSAALKAVLLHFHAYRTYARGDQPEPQPGRFFDAALAKALEDADENVKAALAIISHAMRGEEASGDPATAAEAVRRFNQLAAPVAAKAVEDTAFYRYGRLLSRNDVGFNAERFSISPQEFHEANAKRQAHFPYALLATATHDHKRGEDTRARLAVLSEIPDLWEAEVREWFALNAPLRPARVGGSDEYQLYQTLVACRPYGLSDEALSSFTRRILAWREKSLKEAKLETSWAHPDAAFEAEHAEFVRRILDPGHGFLQRLEKFSGAIAPAGALNGLVSMVLRCTSPGVPDIYQGTELWDLSLVDPDNRRPVDFHIRNEMLSSGEDFAGLIKEWRDGHVKLALLAKLLALRAAEPALFAGDYTAIETGDEKIFAFIREAEGKTMFVAVPRLCAKAAMERGLPLPDEALGDRFELPLALQKLRWQDGLEPGRVVAAPHRRALFTALPALVLIGENPSGVQETR
- the treS gene encoding maltose alpha-D-glucosyltransferase, producing MNIRLDPNILRATSPTPLTGDPLWYKDAVIYQLHVKSFYDSNNDGVGDFQGLIDKLDYIAELGVNVLWLLPFYPSPRRDDGYDISDYTGVHPEYGTLDDVQRFIAEAHMRGIRVITELVVNHTSDQHAWFQRARKAPPGSPERDFYVWSDSDKKYGGTRIIFLDTEKSNWTWDEEAKAYYWHRFYFHQPDLNFDNPLVMEECLKVLRFWLDMGVDGLRLDAVPYLVEREGTINENLPETHEILKRFRAEVDANYPGRVLLAEANQWPEDVQQYFGNDDECHMLFHFPLMPRMYMALAQEDRFPITDILRQTPDAPPNSQWTTFLRNHDELTLEMVTDNERDYLWNTYASDRRARLNLGIRRRLAPLMERDFRRIELMNALLLTIMGTPVLYYGDEIGMGDNIHLGDRDGVRTAMQWSPDRNGGFSRADAEALIVSVISNPLYGYQSVNVETQWRDPHSLLNRLRRGLVIRGQHKAFGRGSLRFLRPANRKVFAYLREYESETILCVANVSRSAQAVELDLSEFTGRTPVELGGNVPFPKIGQLTYLLTLPPFGFYWFALSSEAAQPGWSTSPGDSASEHYTFVLRDGIHNVLEGRSRDVLERDVLPGYLSQSRWFQQKSQEAPAVRLETVFQIAPERSDVVLAEVATWLPDQGENRYSLPLALAWEDEPSAPQDARLALARVRHRARVGLLTDASASPKFLRAVLAALAQRGEIASGNERLLFTPQPDFTLPDETAEIRWLGGDSSNSAAVIGQEMMVKIFRRLVDGIHPEVEMVKELTQRGFTGIAALLGDVALMRSSGGGATIMVVQRFIRNQGDGFQWSVEQAKRLLEDPATIEEGHDGFETVSHFVSVSGERLGQMHRELAQPTENQDFAPVAAERQTIETWAAKTKSQVDGALEALAQRDVGVFKDEFTEILENHDVLMAGIDSRLESGIGSNLTRIHGDLHLGQVLVAAGDAIIVDFEGEPLKPISERRAKNSAMRDVAGMLRSFSYVVWTAAKASPLTVQRDVKTLLGNFEDRCAAAFMEGYIRGREQPLSETEEKLLRVFMLERAAYEICYEIANRPDQLAVPLSGFIGMAREICGLSGKPVEP
- the treZ gene encoding malto-oligosyltrehalose trehalohydrolase; the protein is MTSWGPEAIEGGTRFRLWAPDADTVELEFADAEPVGMDRGKNGWWAAETQANAGTRYRFRIGGVSVPDPASHRQSGDVHGWSVVQPNSYAWKNDAWKPRPWEETILYELHAGLTGGYSGVGRELVRLANMGITAIELMPINDFPGARNWGYDGVLPYAPDESYGTPDALKALIDAAHGHGMMVFLDVVYNHFGPDGNYLPLYAKSFFRSDRKTPWGDAIDFRQEPVRRFFIDNALYWLGEFRFDGLRFDAVHAIHDGEFLRAMAQEIKRDFPDRHLVLENEDNDASLLKVFRAQWNDDFHNTLHAMLTGEDAGYYADFAQDSSAKLARLLHQGFAYQGETTHTGHARGTPSGQLRPTAFVSFLQNHDQTGNRALGERLIKLCDPRALKAAAALQLLAPQIPMLFMGEEMGAREPFLFFTDHQDPELAKAVREGRAAEFAKFPAFASGKERVPDPNALETFEQCRLGEPDPEWLNFYRALLALRHEHIIPRLKGSCCLDAVPLSDKAVISSWKLGDGYKLTIAANLSENEVEAVLPQTKPIYGEAENTIPPFSTVAWIEMP
- the glgX gene encoding glycogen debranching protein GlgX → MPLTPGRLEPGSPNPLGATWDGLGVNFAVFSAHATAMELCIYNAAHREVARYELPERTDQVWHGYLPDARPGLIYGFRAHGPYKPEEGHRFNPNKLLLDPYAKALSGAVKWNDSLFGYRLHSPRGDLSFDRRDSAPAMVKAVVTTEDYLWGDDRTPNTAWGDTVIYEAHVKGLTKLLQDVPEALRGSYAALGHPSVITHLQRLGITAIELMPVHAFLQDRHLLEKGLRNYWGYNTLGFFTPEPGYMSGGGTNELRSTIRRLHKAGIEVLMDVVYNHTCEGSELGPTLSWRGLDNASYYRLLDDNPRHTINDTGTGNVLDMASPRALQMCLDSLRHFVQSYHIDGFRFDLGATLGREHTGFDPNSGFFDAIRQDPVLSKVKLISEPWDIGPGGYQLGNHPPPFAEWNDRYRDTLRRYWRGDGGQRPELARRLSGSADIFGSRRPTASINYLASHDGAPLGDLVMYEGKHNEANGEDNRDGASDNLSCHWGVEGPSDDPAINTLRERVKRSMLLSIFASLGTPMLLAGDEFGNSQHGNNNAYCQDNELSWLDWTREKDGEGAAQEAFTARVIALRKRYAGLRSAKFLFGEEISPGFRNLDWLDERGQTLSEEDWANGEARALIMRRALWDGDNKIEVLYLLLNGSEKAIEFTLPSNWPWEFLIDSATPEREEGPFEGTSYQLEDRAAALFRALVEPPQ
- a CDS encoding maltotransferase domain-containing protein, giving the protein MPVPRICHTGSQLPKDAGLLASLAFDTIMTDGFREGLDGRLDRPKDFRLILDIDMTELSPDHPLVQAHPENFRILYPAERGHTGTNYRGEAAILNPHAVTPELITWWVDALSRLKSYGADGFRFLKPIECKPLLEAVAENLRTRFPDAVLILDTPGIAWNALSSFSRGHYDFCTSSLPWWDEKSVWLAEEYANLKSIAPVIAMAEVPGHVPPADINLRRSRLLTAAITGTGVIMPLGFENGTNEPLGDTVQMMNLLTASEPILQKPGSLRIHPAASHTIALRLADAFGDDALVAVIARKGTAADAFDRTILADLEEWSDLEPIQARQSDDVARAPGRTRLFRARRAKAVRSRPSVLRSAQQAAVEPRIIIEAVSPSVEGGRYAAKRLVGETLRVEASIFTDGHPLLAAEVQFKAGDDNAPRCFAMTPLVNNRWMAEIPLLRAGRHSFVIEAWIDHFGGFLHDLSKKLDAGKDVRLDIQDGLHLIEEARAKAAPGLRDGLDKLVARLQGLAQSEQVALLLEPSAKELMHLADRRAFKVKSAPFPVDADRKAAGFASWYEIFPRSTSGNPARHGTFRDVIAEVPRIAAMGFDVLYLPPIHPIGRSNRKGKNNTLLALPGDVGSVYAIGSSDGGHDAIHPELGSFEDFKALLAAAREHQMEIALDFAIQCSPDHPWLKEHPGWFDWRPDGSIKYAENPPKVYEDIVNVDFYAKDAVPGLWLALRDVVVFWIAQGVRIFRVDNPHTKPFAFWEWLIGSVRAEYPATIFLAEAFARPATMYHLGKIGFSQSYTYFTWRNTKTELTAYITELSTEPVNAFYRPNFFVNTPDINPLYLQNSGRAGFLIRAALAATLSGLWGVFSGFELCEAEALPGREEYLNSDKYEIRARNWHVPENIVAEITQLNRLRRSEPALQSHMGTNFYNAYNDSVLYYGRYPLGHAHRVLVLVNLDPHHEQEVDFEIPLWEWELPDTGVLEAEDLLTGARFLLQGKMQHAVLSPAAPYRIWRVAPMGSAI